From Saccharomycodes ludwigii strain NBRC 1722 chromosome IV, whole genome shotgun sequence, one genomic window encodes:
- a CDS encoding GTPase-activating protein RGA1 (similar to Saccharomyces cerevisiae YOR127W | RGA1 | Rho GTPase Activating Protein (paralog of YDR379W | RGA2)) — MDSTTVFTYPKCKRCKEPITGGHAYELGGDRWHTHCFSCYKCDKPLSCDSDFLVLGTGALICLQCSDSCKVCGSKIDELAIILSNSNEAYCPACFKCCKCGDKITNLKYAKTKKGLYCINCHEKLLEKRKRHHEHKKRISKKDLPDLPDDMMMQPPIRSPRRNNSISITKNSYVNKSKDIESNEKLNVPRSISTKNINVLGLAAPISIKSDKAPIIPQVLRDGYESGEDNNVEEEEDDDDDEEEEEEEEEEDDDDDDYNENKDNEGDFRDLNNKKNNDNKNGNTDTDNMNKNNNGENNSFKRKINYNNGNSNLVNNTGGRFGHSHKASIDDILESTLENNIEDEKLLLNKTPLRNNVINKSPNRSAFVYESDDKNRDNDDETYSDTANREVHIDNNIVKIGMPINSRDNNNSMYNDTNDDKNNTKNKTTDREYYSSELIDIYGNNKTTTTTTTTTTTTTNNNNNNNNIAYHEINIGTPNSNTATLGSFADLNLPSPDKKLLFTMSTNNDMITTGNMNRSNSASTKMPFITNKNPIIKSSIHKSVSTNDIKLLPPNNSTDNNSMATMGINNIRSVTAATRTSNKGNSRNNSTTTPINNDNVKNKINNSASTSNSVHSTPKKINRSLSLKSPRKILHFKTSSSNHSSNHTTPSTSSHINSTPNGTTSNTRKGLGIFDVHGNNEAETDTHTGWGIRQSLTMNSLNHRTPTNHKKSNSSNGGSSLGYIKSPNNNGDNNVLQKTPLLYSANNTEPINNLDDYNHATIGRNNINGHRRVTSASSIIPIPSLPQTPRLLPNYSNTGSNTNSHAMNGQIDKNGNNTDNSTITSTNTSLKINNEGIVTNIDNTMELEMRDYMLQLRKLKMEILTMQNTKETLQVEIDNLKKTKDRLFLEVSGLSSQKQKMANRGSSNESIDNSSNNTDYSPSNITNKTESFTSSSTNSASHTNNNNNNNNNSGVKFWRAIFSSNSTNNKNNVNLVSISDPIQQQQILQNNKKQTQLTSVNGVSHSDNENKMPSLIAIERQLNNFNVGNINNIHNNKPVLLLLNNMTLISRCKYENKILPTIVQFCINTIEKNDSFIRTEGLYRKTASKIVIESFEKEIDNVIDYNRMKFICENNRDYNDVHVLASVLKRYLRKLPIPVIPFTLYEPFISLSRDSTNVTATNSKMDPANNSMTTSANSENNTQLVKSLMKLVGGLPKEHFDCLKAIIHHISTVSKYNRENLMTIHNLALVFAPSILRDYTGMYEINDIQHKNVIMELFIKHEERIFQ; from the coding sequence ATGGATAGTACTACTGTTTTCACTTATCCCAAATGTAAAAGATGCAAAGAACCCATAACTGGTGGTCATGCCTATGAACTAGGAGGAGATAGATGGCATACTCACTGTTTTAGTTGTTATAAATGTGACAAACCATTGAGCTGTGATAGTGACTTTTTAGTGTTGGGAACGGGTGCTTTGATTTGTTTACAATGTTCAGATTCATGCAAAGTTTGTGGATCCAAAATCGACGAACTGGCTATCATTTTGTCTAATAGTAATGAAGCTTATTGTCCCGCTTGTTTTAAATGTTGTAAATGTGGAGATAAAATAACCAATTTGAAATATGCCAAGACCAAAAAGGGCCTTTATTGTATAAATTGTCATGAAAAGTTATTGGAGAAGAGGAAGCGACATCATGAACATAAGAAaagaatttcaaaaaaggATTTACCTGATCTTCCTGATGATATGATGATGCAGCCTCCTATTAGGTCACCGAGAAGAAATAATAGCATCTCGATTACCAAGAATAGTTATgttaataaatctaaagATATAGAAAGTAATGAGAAGCTGAATGTTCCTAGAAGCATTAGTACTAAGAATATAAATGTTCTTGGTTTAGCTGCGCCAATTAGCATAAAAAGTGACAAGGCACCTATAATACCTCAGGTATTACGTGATGGTTATGAGTCAGGAGAGGACAACAACGtcgaagaagaagaagatgatgatgatgatgaagaagaagaagaagaagaagaagaagaagatgatgatgatgatgattacAATGAGAACAAGGACAATGAAGGGGACTTTAGAGacttaaataataaaaaaaataatgataacaaaaatGGCAATACTGATACTGATAACATGAATAAGAACAACAATGGTGAAAACAATAGttttaaaaggaaaataaattataacaaTGGCAATTCTAATTTGGTAAACAACACTGGTGGAAGATTTGGCCATTCGCACAAAGCTTCCattgatgatattttaGAAAGCACATTGGAGAATAATATAGAAGACGAAAAgctattattaaacaaaacgCCACTACGTAATAACgtgataaataaatcgCCAAATAGGTCTGCATTTGTTTATGAAAGCGATGACAAAAACAGggataatgatgatgaaacgTATAGTGACACAGCAAATAGAGAGGTACATATAGATAATAACATTGTGAAAATTGGCATGCCTATTAATAGTAGagataacaacaatagtaTGTATAATGATACTAATGATGACAAgaataatactaaaaacaaaaccaCTGATAGGGAATATTATAGTAGTGAACTGATAGATATTTatggaaataataaaactactactactactactactactactactactactactaataataataataataataataatatcgcCTATCATGAAATTAACATCGGAACACCTAATTCCAATACTGCAACCTTGGGTAGCTTTGCAGATTTAAATCTTCCATCACcagataaaaaattattgttcACTATGAgtactaataatgatatgATCACTACTGGGAATATGAACCGTAGTAATAGTGCAAGCACTAAAATGCCTTtcataacaaataaaaatcccATTATTAAAAGCTCCATCCATAAATCAGTGTCTAcaaatgatattaaattaCTTCCTCCTAATAACTCCACAGATAATAATTCTATGGCTACCATGGGTATTAATAACATACGTTCTGTTACTGCTGCTACGCGTACTAGTAATAAAGGTAATTCaagaaataatagtacAACCACTCCTATTAACAATGACAAtgtaaaaaacaaaattaataattctgCATCAACATCCAATTCTGTTCATAGCactccaaaaaaaataaacaggTCATTATCCTTAAAATCACCTAGGAAAATATTGcattttaaaacatcttCTTCAAACCATAGTAGCAATCACACTACCCCTTCTACTTCTAGCCATATTAATAGTACACCAAATGGAACTACAAGTAACACAAGAAAAGGCTTAGGAATATTTGATGTGCATGGTAATAATGAGGCTGAAACTGATACGCATACTGGATGGGGCATTAGGCAATCATTAACCATGAACAGTTTGAATCATAGGACACCCACAAACCacaaaaaatcaaatagtTCAAATGGGGGTAGTAGTTTGGGGTATATTAAATCacctaataataatggtgacAATAATGTATTACAAAAAACACCCTTGTTATACAGtgctaataatactgaACCTATTAACAATTTAGATGATTATAATCATGCTACTATTGGTAGGAACAATATAAATGGACATAGGAGAGTTACTTCTGCTTCATCTATAATACCTATCCCATCATTACCTCAAACACCTCGTTTGTTACCTAATTATAGCAATACTGGTTCCAATACCAATAGTCATGCTATGAATGGTCAAATTGATAagaatggtaataatactgataACAGTACTATTACTTCCACAAATACTAGtcttaaaattaataatgaaggtattgttactaatattgataatactATGGAATTAGAAATGAGAGATTACATGCTACAATTaagaaaattgaaaatggaaatattaACTATGCAAAATACTAAGGAAACTTTGCAGGTAGAAATcgataatttaaaaaagacaaaggATAGGCTGTTCTTAGAAGTTTCGGGATTATCTtctcaaaaacaaaaaatggcCAATCGTGGTTCATCCAATGAGTCAATTGATAACAGTAGTAACAATACAGATTATTCTCCCtcaaatataacaaataagACTGAAAGTTTTACAAGTAGTAGTACAAATAGTGCTTCGcataccaataataataataataataataataatagtggtGTTAAGTTTTGGAGGGCCATATTTAGTAGCAATagtacaaataataaaaataatgttaatTTGGTATCCATAAGTGATCCaatacaacaacaacaaatactACAGAATAACAAGAAACAAACACAGCTAACATCCGTTAATGGTGTTTCGCATAGTGACAATGAAAACAAGATGCCTTCTTTAATCGCCATTGAAAGACAATTAAACAATTTCAATGTGggtaatattaataatatccataataataaacctgtcttgttgttgttaaaCAATATGACATTGATTTCTAGATGTAAATATgagaataaaatattaccaaCAATTGTTCAATTTTGCATAAAcacaattgaaaaaaatgattctTTTATCCGGACAGAGGGCTTATATAGAAAAACTGCATCCAAAATAGTTATTGAATCATTTGAAAAGGAGATTGACAATGTTATTGATTACAATAGAATGAAATTTATATGTGAGAATAATCGTGATTATAACGATGTTCATGTACTTGCATCAGTTTTGAAAAGATATTTAAGAAAATTACCTATTCCTGTTATACCATTTACTTTATATGAACCATTTATTTCATTGTCCAGGGATAGTACCAATGTAACTGCCACCAATAGCAAAATGGATCCTGCAAATAATAGTATGACTACTAGTGCCAATAGTGAGAATAATACCCAATTGGTCAAATCTTTGATGAAATTAGTTGGTGGTTTACCTAAAGAGCATTTTGATTGTTTAAAGGCAATTATACACCATATAAGTACGGTTTCGAAATATAATAGAGAAAACCTCATGACAATTCATAACTTGGCATTAGTTTTCGCTCCCAGCATATTACGAGATTATACCGGTATGTATGAAATAAATGATATTCAACATAAGAATGTTATTATGgaactttttattaaacatgaagaaagaatatttcaataa